A window of the Candida orthopsilosis Co 90-125, chromosome 1 draft sequence genome harbors these coding sequences:
- a CDS encoding Acp1 protein (S. cerevisiae homolog ACP1 has role in lipoic acid biosynthetic process and localizes to mitochondrion), with protein MFRFTARSAARSLRIPSQKVSFITPLRFYVAPPITRDEVINRAFEALRTVTTLQGSNISLESSFQKDLGLDSLDTVEALVALEEEFDLEIPDKIADDIKTVGEAVDYILKEEVKEEA; from the coding sequence ATGTTTAGGTTCACTGCCAGATCTGCCGCACGCTCATTGAGAATACCATCACAGAAGGTATCCTTCATTACTCCATTGAGATTCTATGTTGCTCCACCAATCACCAGAGATGAAGTTATCAACCGTGCGTTTGAAGCATTGAGAACAGTTACTACCTTACAAGGATCAAATATATCATTAGAGAGCTCTTTCCAAAAGGACTTGGGACTAGATTCATTGGACACTGTTGAAGCCTTGGTCGCTTTGGAAGAAgagtttgatttggaaatcCCTGATAAGATTGCTGATGATATCAAGACTGTTGGAGAAGCCGTTGACTACATCTTAAAGGAGGAAGTTAAGGAAGAGGCTTAA
- a CDS encoding Mdj2 protein (S. cerevisiae homolog MDJ2 has ATPase activator activity, protein transporter activity, has role in import into mitochondrial matrix and localizes to presequence translocase-associated import motor) — MVLPIIVGLGVTGLALTAKATISAYRQYLNLSPSMIATLNNLKLTNDHASSTLNRSDPNFIHYQFLRKKYPNRSFLTPMTEQEALLILGIEGDDILNVDKKMVRDRYRKLMVLNHPDKQGSKYVSQKINEAKDVLDKSYMVNK; from the coding sequence ATGGTACTCCCAATCATCGTCGGATTGGGAGTTACAGGCTTAGCACTCACAGCTAAAGCTACAATTTCGGCGTATCGCCAATACTTAAATTTGAGCCCCAGTATGATCGCCACCctaaacaatttgaaactcACCAACGACCATGCTTCATCCACACTCAACAGATCAGATCCAAACTTTATTCACTACCAATTTCTACGAAAGAAGTATCCCAATAGAAGTTTTCTTACACCAATGACTGAACAGGAagctttgttgattttgggCATTGAAGGTGATGATATTTTAAATGTTGACAAGAAAATGGTTAGAGACAGATATCGgaaattgatggttttGAACCACCCGGATAAACAAGGCAGTAAATACGTTAGTCAAAAGATTAATGAGGCAAAGGATGTTTTAGACAAGAGTTATATGGTGAATAAATAG
- a CDS encoding Sds22 serine-threonine phosphatase, with translation MTNLSEVKAQSGNKEEKHDHNVDAALSQTEEEDNAHDDEEDNDQEESNGAVEYPGTVLPDNNPQEIDADVDLTAGFDSDTEFIDLVHLKIASLEDLDLSRFKKLESLCLRQNLLTSMVGVKDISPTLEELDFYDNRINHISSSIKHLTKLQNLDLSFNTIKNIKNIETLVNLENLYFVANKIKEIKNLESLTKLVNLELGGNKIEVIENLDNLVNITQLWLGKNRIHKLQNLDSLVNLRVLSIQSNRIRKIEGLDNLKNLEELYLSHNGIEKIENLENNTNLQVLDVTSNKLTELSGLKHLTKLTDFWCSYNQVSSFENVGKEMGKLSDLECVYFEGNPIQTENPTAYRRKLKLYLGPSLNKIDATYIHG, from the coding sequence ATGACAAATCTTTCAGAAGTGAAAGCCCAATCAGGTAATAAAGAAGAGAAACACGACCATAATGTCGATGCTGCCCTCTCCCAGACAGAGGAAGAAGACAATGCccatgatgatgaagaagataacGATCAAGAGGAATCTAATGGAGCAGTTGAATACCCCGGTACAGTGTTGCCTGATAATAACCcacaagaaattgatgcaGATGTTGATTTGACAGCCGGATTTGATTCCGATACTGAGTTCATTGATCTCGTTCACTTGAAAATTGCCTCACTTGAAGATTTGGATCTTTCACgattcaagaaattggaatcGTTGTGTTTACGGCAAAACTTGCTCACCTCTATGGTGGGAGTGAAGGACATCTCTCCTACTTTAGAAGAGTTGGATTTCTACGACAATAGAATAAATCACATATCTAGTTCCATAAAGCACTTGACTAAATTACAGAATCTCGATTTATCGTTCAACACCATCAAGAATATCAAGAATATTGAAACGTTGGttaatttggaaaacttgTACTTTGTGGCTAACAAGATTAAAGAGATAAAAAACTTAGAATCTTTGACAAAGTTAGTTAATTTAGAACTTGGAGGAAACAAGATTGAGGTGATTGAGAATCTTGACAATTTGGTAAATATAACCCAATTGTGGCTAGGGAAGAACAGAATAcacaaattgcaaaatttagACTCATTGGTTAATCTTAGGGtgctttcaattcaatccAACAGAATAAGGAAAATTGAGGGGCTCGATaatttaaagaatttggaagaattgTACTTGTCGCATAATGGTATTGAAAAGATAgagaatttggaaaataacACCAATCTTCAAGTGTTAGACGTTACCTCCAATAAATTGACAGAGTTATCTGGATTGAAGCATTTGACGAAATTGACTGACTTCTGGTGTTCCTACAATCAAGTGCTGAGCTTCGAAAATGTAGGCAAGGAGATGGGGAAATTATCTGATTTGGAATGCGTTTACTTTGAAGGCAATCCTATTCAAACCGAAAATCCTACTGCATATCGCAGGAAATTGAAGTTATATTTGGGTCCGTCgttgaacaagattgatGCTACTTATATACATGGATGA
- a CDS encoding Gcd7 translation initiator, protein MSTMTPEIQTLMNPVVATLKRHQINDDKEMALVIAHLLMKVISAARWTNTYDLINLIRKVGTVLHSANPCQVIPGNIVRRVLAIIREEIETGLETNATTEPTTINSNVPMMSSMFSLLTTTNKQEGRKEQGAPQTKKQTSDMRSIIIQGIRDLVDEISNFNDDLNNMAIDLIHDNEVLLTPTPTSDTILHFLIKARLKRKFTVLVTENFPNDLQKAQLFAKKLAENNIETVIIPDTTVYAVMSRVGKVIIGTNAVFANGGCLSSSGVASVVECAKEHRTPVFAVSGLYKLSPLYPFTRNDLIEVGNSGKVLSYEDFELVDNVEVVVNPLEDYVRPEHIDIFITNVGGFAPSFIYRIVLDNYRSEDSKLD, encoded by the coding sequence ATGTCTACAATGACTCCAGAGATTCAGACGTTAATGAATCCAGTAGTTGCCACGCTCAAACGACATCAAATCAACGATGACAAGGAAATGGCCTTAGTCATTGCTcatttattgatgaaagtcATATCGGCAGCAAGATGGACCAATACGTACgacttgataaatttgattaGAAAAGTCGGGACTGTCTTACACTCAGCAAACCCTTGCCAGGTTATCCCAGGAAACATTGTAAGACGTGTTCTTGCAATCATTCgagaagaaattgaaacagGGTTGGAAACAAATGCCACAACTGAACCCACTACCATCAATTCCAATGTCCCTATGATGAGCTCAATGTTTAGCTTGCTCACAACAACTAATAAACAAGAAGGTAGAAAAGAACAAGGGGCTcctcaaacaaaaaaacaaacaagtgACATGAGAAGTATTATAATCCAAGGTATAAGagatttggttgatgaaataTCCAACTTCAATGAcgatttgaacaatatgGCAATTGACTTGATTCACGATAATGAAGTATTGCTAACACCTACTCCTACGTCAGACACTATCCTACACTTTTTAATCAAGGCCCGCTTAAAGAGAAAATTTACCGTTCTAGTTACGGAAAACTTCCCCAATGATCTACAAAAGGCTCAACTTTTTGCTAAAAAGTTGGCTGAGAATAACATAGAGACAGTGATAATACCTGATACTACAGTTTATGCTGTGATGTCTCGCGTAGGTAAGGTCATTATTGGTACCAACGCCGTATTTGCAAATGGTGGATGTTTATCACTGAGTGGTGTTGCCAGTGTTGTTGAGTGTGCCAAAGAACACAGAACTCCAGTATTTGCTGTCTCTGGTTTATACAAATTATCGCCGTTGTATCCATTTACTAGAAATGATTTAATTGAAGTGGGCAATTCCGGCAAGGTGCTCAGTtatgaagattttgaattggttgataatgttgaagTGGTCGTTAATCCGTTAGAAGACTATGTCCGTCCCGAGCACATTGACATTTTCATTACCAACGTGGGTGGGTTTGCACCTTCATTTATATACAGAATAGTGTTGGATAACTACAGATCAGAAGACAGCAAATTGGATTAG
- a CDS encoding Cdc19 pyruvate kinase produces the protein MSHSSLSWLANLNVEQTPHKYLRRSSIIGTIGPKTNSVEALTKLRKAGLNIARMNFSHGSYEYHQSVIDNCIKSEEVYKGRPLAIALDTKGPEIRTGTTIDDKDYPIPPGHDMIFTTDDAYKLKSNDEIMYIDYKNITKVISPGKIIYVDDGVLSFEVLEVADDQTLKVRSINAGKICSHKGVNLPGTDVDLPALSEKDISDIQFGIKNKVHMIFASFIRSGDDIRHIRRVLGEEGKDIQIIAKIENQQGVNNFDDILEATDGVMVARGDLGIEIPAPQVFVVQKQLIAKCNLAAKPVICATQMLESMTYNPRPTRAEVSDVGNAILDGADCVMLSGETAKGNYPYEAVSMMHNTCLIAEKAIAYPQLFNELRALAKKPTPTTETCAVAAVSAAYEQDAKAVVVLSTSGLSARLVSKYKPDVPILMVTRNERSAKYSHLYRGVYPFVYQKEKAANWQEDVENRLRWAVSEAIDLGIISKGDSIVTVQGWTKGSGHSNTVRIVQA, from the coding sequence ATGTCTCACTCGTCCTTATCTTGGTTAGCCAACTTGAATGTTGAACAAACTCCTCACAAATATTTGAGGAGATCATCAATTATTGGTACTATTGGTCCTAAAACAAACAGTGTTGAAGCTTTgaccaaattgagaaaagcTGGTTTAAACATTGCCAGAATGAACTTTTCTCATGGTTCATATGAATACCACCAATCTGTTATCGACAATTGTATCAAATCGGAGGAAGTATATAAAGGAAGACCATTGGCTATTGCTTTGGATACCAAAGGTCCAGAAATTAGAACTGGTACTACTATTGATGACAAAGATTACCCAATTCCACCAGGACACGATATGATTTTCACCACTGATGACGCTTACaaattaaaatcaaatgatgaGATTATGTACATTGACTACAAAAACATTACCAAGGTCATCTCCCCAGGTAAGATTATCTACGTCGATGACGGTGTTTTATCGTTTGAGGTCTTGGAAGTTGCTGATGACCAAACCTTAAAGGTTAGATCCATCAATGCCGGTAAGATTTGCTCACATAAGGGTGTCAACTTACCAGGTACCGACGTTGATTTACCAGCTTTGTCTGAAAAGGATATCTCtgatattcaatttggtattAAAAACAAAGTGCACATGATTTTTGCCTCGTTCATTAGATCAGGTGATGATATTAGACATATCAGAAGAGTTCTTGGTGAAGAAGGTAAAgatattcaaattattgctaagattgaaaatcaacaaggtgtcaacaattttgatgaCATTTTAGAAGCAACTGATGGTGTCATGGTTGCTAGAGGTGATTTGGGTATTGAAATTCCAGCTCCACAAgtgtttgttgttcaaaaacaattaaTCGCTAAATGTAACCTTGCTGCTAAGCCAGTCATTTGTGCTACTCAAATGTTGGAATCGATGACTTACAATCCAAGACCTACCAGAGCCGAAGTTTCAGATGTCGGTAATGCTATCTTGGATGGTGCTGATTGTGTCATGTTGTCAGGTGAAACTGCCAAAGGTAACTACCCATATGAAGCTGTGTCAATGATGCACAACACATGTCTTATTGCCGAAAAAGCCATTGCTTACCCACAATTGTTTAACGAATTGAGAGCCTTGGCTAAGAAGCCAACTCCAACTACTGAAACTTGTGCAGTTGCCGCTGTTTCAGCTGCTTACGAACAAGATGCTAAAGCTGTTGTTGTCTTGTCCACTTCTGGTCTTTCAGCTAGATTGGTCTCCAAGTACAAGCCAGATGTCCCAATTTTGATGGTTACCAGAAACGAAAGAAGTGCCAAATACTCCCACTTGTATAGGGGTGTTTATCCATTCGTGTatcaaaaagagaaagctGCTAACTGGCAAGAAGATGTCGAAAACAGATTGAGATGGGCCGTTTCAGAAGCTATTGACTTGGGTATCATTTCCAAGGGTGACTCAATTGTTACTGTCCAAGGATGGACCAAGGGATCTGGTCACTCCAACACTGTTAGAATTGTCCAAGCTTAA
- a CDS encoding Coq5 methyltransferase (involved in ubiquinone biosynthesis), with protein MLAQSFASTVFKSVARSVEPITSRVILTRPYSGTTPPSPSPPPPPPSHDSRAPPPTEETTHFGYKTVNRTEKENLVGGVFSSVASNYDLMNDVMSMGVHRLWKHHFINRLDAGMRPSSSEPLQFLDVAGGTGDIAFGLLEHAEKRFGDVESKITVADINPDMLKEGELRYVKSKWAKESKNRVEFLVQNGETMDAIPDNSKDVYTIAFGIRNFTDIQKGLNTAYRVLKPGGIFACLEFSQVENPVIDYAYQAYSFSLLPLMGQLIANDRDSYQYLVESIQKFPKQEEFKSMIEKAGFYVPEPGYENLTFGVASIHIGIKL; from the coding sequence ATGCTTGCCCAATCCTTTGCAAGCACTGTATTCAAATCAGTCGCAAGACTGGTTGAGCCGATTACTTCACGAGTAATACTTACAAGACCTTATTCAGGGACTACTCCACCACTGCCTTCTCCTCCACCACCTCCACCATCACATGATTCTCGGGCACCACCGCCAACAGAAGAAACTACACATTTTGGTTATAAAACTGTCAACCGTACTGAAAAGGAAAACTTAGTGGGTGGGGTCTTCTCCTCAGTTGCATCGAACTACGATTTAATGAACGATGTCATGTCAATGGGAGTTCATCGTTTGTGGAAGCAccacttcatcaatagaTTGGATGCTGGAATGAgaccatcatcatctgagCCAttgcaatttcttgacGTTGCTGGAGGTACAGGTGATATTGCGTTCGGGCTCTTAGAGCACGCCGAGAAGAGATTTGGCGATGTTGAAAGTAAAATCACAGTGGCTGACATCAACCCCGATATGTTAAAAGAGGGTGAATTGAGATACGTAAAACTGAAGTGGGCCAAGGAAAGCAAAAACCGTGTTgaatttcttgttcaaaatggtGAAACCATGGATGCGATCCCTGACAATTCGAAAGATGTGTACACTATTGCCTTCGGTATTAGAAATTTTACCGATATACAAAAGGGTTTAAATACAGCTTATAGAGTGTTGAAACCAGGAGGAATTTTCGCATGTTTGGAATTCTCTCAAGTTGAGAACCCAGTTATTGATTATGCTTATCAGGCATACCTGTTTTCATTATTACCATTAATGGGtcaattgattgcaaaTGATAGAGATTCATATCAGTATTTGGTTGAGAGTATACAAAAGTTTCCTAAACAAGAGGAGTTCAAGTCGatgattgaaaaagctGGATTTTATGTACCAGAACCAGGATACGAAAACTTGACCTTTGGTGTTGCTAGTATCCACATTGGTATCAAGCTTTAG